A genome region from Streptomyces antimycoticus includes the following:
- a CDS encoding VIT1/CCC1 transporter family protein, with product MSVIDTAEPPHIAHRDNHTHRDVTGGWLRPAVFGAMDGLVSNLALMTGVAGGAMDRQTIVITGLAGLAAGAFSMAAGEYTSVASQRELVQAELEVERRELRKHPVDELEELAALYVSRGVEPALAREVAEQLSRDPEQALEIHAREELGVDPDDLPSPLVAAVSSFGSFALGALLPVLPYLLGATALWPAVVLALIGLFGCGAAVARVTARSWWYSGLRQLALGGAAAGVTYALGALFGTAVG from the coding sequence ATGTCCGTCATCGATACCGCCGAGCCCCCGCACATCGCCCACCGCGACAACCACACCCACCGTGATGTGACCGGCGGCTGGCTGCGCCCCGCCGTCTTCGGAGCCATGGACGGACTGGTCTCCAACCTCGCCCTGATGACCGGTGTGGCCGGTGGCGCCATGGACCGGCAGACCATCGTGATCACCGGTCTGGCGGGCCTCGCGGCCGGTGCCTTCTCCATGGCCGCCGGTGAGTACACCTCCGTCGCCTCCCAGCGCGAGCTGGTCCAGGCCGAGCTGGAGGTGGAGCGGCGCGAGCTGCGCAAGCACCCGGTGGACGAGCTGGAGGAGCTGGCGGCGCTCTATGTGTCGCGCGGTGTGGAGCCGGCGCTGGCCCGTGAGGTGGCCGAGCAGCTCTCCCGTGACCCCGAGCAGGCGCTGGAGATACATGCCCGCGAGGAGCTGGGCGTGGACCCGGACGATCTGCCCTCACCGCTGGTCGCGGCGGTGTCCTCGTTCGGCTCCTTCGCGCTGGGCGCGCTGCTGCCGGTGCTGCCGTATCTGCTGGGCGCCACGGCGCTGTGGCCGGCCGTGGTGCTGGCGCTGATCGGGCTGTTCGGCTGTGGTGCGGCGGTGGCGCGGGTGACCGCCCGTTCCTGGTGGTACAGCGGGCTGCGGCAGCTGGCGCTGGGCGGCGCGGCGGCGGGTGTGACCTATGCCCTGGGCGCTTTGTTCGGAACGGCCGTAGGATGA
- the lgt gene encoding prolipoprotein diacylglyceryl transferase yields MDLLAYIPSPSSGVIYLGPVPLRGYAFCIIIGVFVAVWLGGRRWVARGGRVGTVADIAVWAVPFGLVGGRLYHVITDYELYFTDGRDWVDAFKIWQGGLGIWGAIALGALGAWIGCRRRGIPLPAYADAIAPGIAFAQAIGRWGNWFNQELYGKETTLPWALKIDGDADAGRVAGTYHPTFLYESLWCIGVALLVIWADRRFKLGHGRAFALYVASYTVGRFWIEYLRVDDAHHVLGLRLNNWTSVVVFLAAVAYLVISAKKSPGREEVVEPAAVEDGADASGGPAPAAATEVGDGAPAGSGGADETGAVAAEAESSKKL; encoded by the coding sequence ATGGACCTCCTCGCTTACATCCCCAGCCCGTCGTCCGGCGTGATCTATCTCGGTCCGGTCCCGCTGCGCGGCTATGCCTTCTGCATCATCATCGGCGTCTTCGTCGCGGTCTGGCTCGGCGGGCGGCGCTGGGTCGCCCGGGGCGGCCGCGTCGGCACCGTTGCCGACATCGCCGTCTGGGCGGTGCCCTTCGGCCTGGTCGGAGGCCGCCTCTACCACGTCATCACCGATTACGAGCTGTACTTCACCGACGGCCGTGACTGGGTGGACGCCTTCAAGATCTGGCAGGGCGGCCTCGGGATCTGGGGGGCCATCGCGCTGGGCGCGCTGGGCGCCTGGATCGGCTGCCGCCGCCGGGGCATCCCGCTCCCGGCCTACGCGGACGCCATCGCGCCCGGCATCGCCTTCGCCCAGGCGATCGGCCGCTGGGGCAACTGGTTCAACCAGGAGCTGTACGGCAAGGAGACCACCCTGCCGTGGGCGCTGAAGATCGACGGCGACGCCGACGCGGGCCGGGTGGCCGGCACCTACCACCCGACCTTCCTGTACGAGTCGCTGTGGTGCATCGGCGTGGCCCTCCTGGTGATCTGGGCGGACCGCCGCTTCAAGCTGGGGCATGGCCGTGCGTTTGCCCTCTACGTCGCGTCGTACACCGTGGGCCGCTTCTGGATCGAGTACCTCCGGGTGGACGACGCCCACCATGTGCTCGGGCTGCGGCTCAACAACTGGACGTCCGTCGTGGTCTTCCTGGCCGCGGTGGCCTATCTGGTGATCTCCGCGAAGAAGTCCCCCGGCCGCGAGGAGGTCGTCGAGCCCGCCGCGGTCGAGGACGGCGCGGACGCGAGCGGCGGACCGGCCCCGGCTGCCGCCACAGAGGTGGGCGACGGCGCTCCGGCCGGGAGCGGTGGCGCGGACGAGACCGGTGCGGTGGCCGCCGAGGCGGAGTCCTCCAAGAAGCTCTGA
- the trpB gene encoding tryptophan synthase subunit beta produces the protein MSSDFFIPDPEGRVPSAEGYFGAFGGKFIPEALVAAVDEVAAEYEKAKTDPAFAAELEDLLVNYTGRPSALTEVQRFAEHAGGARVFLKREDLNHTGSHKINNVLGQALLTRRMGKSRVIAETGAGQHGVATATACALFGLECTIYMGEVDTQRQALNVARMRMLGAEVISVTSGSRTLKDAINEAFRDWVANVDRTHYLFGTVAGPHPFPALVRDFHRVIGVEARRQILERTGRLPDAVAACVGGGSNAIGLFHAFLPDESVRIVGFEPAGHGVETGEHAATLSQGEPGILHGSRSFVLQDEDGQITEPYSISAGLDYPGVGPEHAYLKDIGRAEYRAVTDDEAMRALRLLSETEGIIPAIESAHALAGALDLGRELGSDGLVLVNLSGRGDKDMDTAARYFGLYDQQSDQGAK, from the coding sequence ATGTCCTCTGATTTCTTCATCCCCGACCCGGAGGGTCGAGTGCCCAGCGCCGAGGGCTATTTCGGCGCCTTCGGCGGCAAGTTCATCCCCGAGGCGCTCGTCGCCGCCGTCGACGAGGTCGCGGCCGAGTACGAGAAGGCCAAGACGGATCCCGCCTTCGCGGCCGAGCTCGAGGATCTGCTGGTCAACTACACCGGCCGGCCCAGTGCGCTGACCGAGGTGCAGCGGTTCGCCGAGCACGCCGGGGGCGCCCGGGTCTTCCTCAAGCGGGAGGACCTCAACCACACCGGCTCCCACAAGATCAACAATGTGCTGGGGCAGGCCCTGCTCACCAGGCGCATGGGCAAGTCCCGGGTCATCGCCGAGACCGGCGCCGGTCAGCACGGCGTGGCCACGGCCACCGCATGTGCGCTGTTCGGGCTCGAATGCACCATCTACATGGGCGAGGTCGACACCCAGCGGCAGGCGCTCAATGTGGCGCGGATGCGGATGCTGGGCGCCGAGGTCATCTCCGTGACGTCCGGCAGCCGCACGCTGAAGGACGCCATCAACGAGGCGTTCCGGGACTGGGTCGCCAATGTGGACCGCACCCACTACCTCTTCGGTACGGTGGCCGGCCCCCACCCCTTCCCGGCGCTGGTGCGCGACTTCCACCGGGTGATCGGCGTGGAGGCGCGGCGGCAGATCCTGGAGCGGACCGGGCGGCTGCCGGACGCGGTCGCGGCCTGTGTGGGCGGCGGATCCAACGCGATCGGGCTGTTCCACGCCTTCCTGCCGGACGAGAGCGTGCGCATCGTCGGCTTCGAGCCCGCCGGACACGGTGTGGAGACCGGGGAGCACGCGGCCACGCTGAGCCAGGGCGAGCCCGGGATCCTGCACGGCTCCCGGTCGTTCGTGCTCCAGGACGAGGACGGCCAGATCACCGAGCCGTACTCGATCTCGGCCGGTCTCGACTACCCCGGCGTCGGGCCGGAGCACGCGTATCTGAAGGACATCGGCCGCGCCGAGTACCGGGCGGTCACCGACGACGAGGCGATGCGGGCGCTGCGGCTGCTCTCGGAGACCGAGGGCATCATCCCGGCGATCGAGAGCGCCCACGCGCTGGCGGGCGCCCTGGACCTCGGCCGTGAGCTGGGGAGCGACGGCCTGGTGCTGGTCAACCTCTCCGGGCGCGGCGACAAGGACATGGACACGGCGGCTCGGTACTTCGGGCTCTACGACCAGCAGAGCGACCAGGGAGCGAAGTGA
- a CDS encoding DsbA family protein has product MSQRNREGKRGARERLREQRERERSRAKRKRTLGVLGAVVAVLAGAVGVGMVASRTEDDSGKSGSSVVPPRGAVGKGRLVIPSGTVGKAGKAGRADKAGKPAPVTLTVYEDFRCPGCKQFEDVFRKTVHELQDQGRMKVEYHLVTIIDGNLGGTGSVRAANAAACAQDQGAGKFRAYHDVLYRHQPAETRDSYAKNARLIKLADQVPGLVTAAFRKCVEEGRHDAWVRKSNDVFAHSGYASTPTVLLGGKSVYGDPDKPLSPNKLKRMVLAAARD; this is encoded by the coding sequence GTGAGTCAGAGAAACCGTGAGGGAAAGCGCGGCGCCCGAGAGCGCCTGAGGGAACAGCGCGAGCGGGAGCGGTCGCGTGCGAAGCGGAAGCGGACGCTGGGCGTCCTGGGGGCGGTGGTGGCCGTCCTCGCCGGGGCCGTGGGGGTCGGCATGGTCGCCTCCAGGACCGAAGACGACTCGGGCAAGTCGGGCAGCTCCGTGGTGCCACCGCGCGGAGCGGTCGGCAAGGGGCGCCTGGTGATCCCCTCGGGGACGGTGGGCAAGGCGGGGAAGGCCGGGCGGGCGGACAAGGCCGGGAAGCCGGCCCCGGTGACCCTGACGGTGTACGAGGACTTCCGCTGCCCGGGGTGCAAGCAGTTCGAGGACGTCTTCCGCAAGACCGTCCATGAGCTGCAGGACCAGGGCCGGATGAAGGTCGAGTACCACCTGGTGACGATCATCGACGGAAACCTCGGCGGCACCGGTTCGGTCCGCGCGGCGAACGCGGCGGCCTGTGCCCAGGACCAGGGCGCCGGGAAGTTCCGGGCGTACCACGATGTGCTCTACCGCCATCAGCCCGCGGAGACCCGGGACAGCTACGCGAAGAACGCCCGGCTGATCAAGCTCGCGGACCAGGTCCCCGGGCTGGTCACCGCCGCCTTCCGGAAGTGTGTCGAGGAGGGCCGGCACGACGCCTGGGTGCGCAAGTCCAACGATGTCTTCGCCCACTCCGGCTATGCGTCCACGCCGACGGTGCTGCTGGGCGGGAAGTCCGTGTACGGCGACCCCGACAAGCCGCTGAGCCCCAACAAGCTCAAGCGCATGGTCCTCGCGGCGGCCCGGGACTGA
- a CDS encoding HGxxPAAW family protein has product MAGHNHGHTPAAWTGVTIAFIGFCVAGAFTVAANPLGFWVGMVIIVLGGVVGAAMRAAGLGLPKAQHSLPQPQPTAQAQAQTQQ; this is encoded by the coding sequence ATGGCGGGTCACAACCACGGACACACCCCGGCCGCCTGGACCGGTGTCACCATCGCCTTCATCGGCTTCTGCGTCGCCGGCGCGTTCACCGTGGCGGCCAACCCGCTCGGCTTCTGGGTCGGCATGGTGATCATCGTCCTCGGCGGTGTCGTCGGCGCGGCGATGCGCGCGGCCGGGCTGGGCCTGCCCAAGGCGCAGCACTCGCTCCCGCAGCCGCAGCCCACGGCGCAGGCGCAGGCACAGACCCAGCAGTGA
- the trpM gene encoding tryptophan biosynthesis modulator TrpM, which translates to MTRRDRRTVETYARLARGCRPRGCRAPARRVRGRRVRYHIGCEPGQINGRRWRRTATR; encoded by the coding sequence CTGACGAGACGGGACCGGCGGACCGTGGAGACGTACGCGCGCCTGGCCCGGGGCTGTCGGCCCCGGGGCTGCCGCGCGCCCGCGAGGCGGGTGCGGGGGCGGCGCGTGCGTTACCACATCGGATGTGAGCCGGGGCAGATCAACGGGCGGCGATGGCGTCGGACGGCAACGCGCTGA
- a CDS encoding DUF2752 domain-containing protein, with product MTEPLPAAPAPVARRLAAPFGVLAGVLAAFGYVGVVDPREPGHYPVCPLLRFTGLYCPGCGGLRGAHALAHGDLAAALRDNALAVGCYALFAVCWVVWCVRGRFPAARPWHAAALGAVALIFTLIRNFPFRGLLTP from the coding sequence GTGACCGAACCACTGCCGGCCGCCCCGGCCCCCGTGGCGCGGCGTCTCGCGGCACCTTTCGGGGTGCTCGCGGGCGTTCTCGCCGCCTTCGGCTACGTCGGCGTCGTCGACCCCCGGGAGCCCGGTCACTACCCCGTCTGCCCGTTGCTGCGGTTCACCGGGCTGTACTGCCCCGGCTGCGGCGGGCTGCGCGGCGCCCACGCCCTGGCCCACGGCGATCTGGCGGCCGCGCTGCGTGACAACGCCCTCGCCGTCGGCTGTTACGCGCTCTTCGCCGTCTGCTGGGTGGTGTGGTGTGTGCGCGGACGCTTCCCGGCGGCGCGGCCGTGGCATGCGGCGGCGCTCGGCGCGGTGGCCCTGATCTTCACCCTCATCCGGAATTTCCCGTTCCGGGGACTACTGACGCCGTGA
- a CDS encoding TIGR02234 family membrane protein: MTAAAVPQPRAENEPSAPAARGRRSSLAIALLAGALGAALVLLATSRKWAEGTASVAQGSLPQSANGDDITGLPGALAIVGLAALVAIFAVRGLGRGAVSALLALSGAGIVVSSALGATDKAALEEKASKVSGLTHSPIHDVAYTPWPWVAAAGGVLLLLAGVLALGYGRHWPAMSGRYERAGTAGTAGRARTRRGGPAPDPDRPEELWKALDRGEDPTQAPARQDAERGA; encoded by the coding sequence GTGACTGCAGCAGCCGTACCCCAGCCAAGGGCCGAGAACGAGCCCTCCGCCCCCGCCGCGCGCGGCCGCCGAAGCAGCCTTGCCATCGCCCTGCTCGCCGGTGCGCTCGGCGCCGCCCTCGTCCTGCTGGCCACCAGCCGCAAGTGGGCCGAGGGCACCGCCTCCGTCGCCCAGGGCTCTCTCCCGCAGAGCGCCAACGGCGATGACATCACCGGGCTGCCCGGTGCGCTGGCGATCGTCGGCCTCGCCGCGCTGGTCGCGATCTTCGCCGTGCGCGGCCTCGGCCGTGGCGCCGTCTCGGCGCTGCTCGCCCTCAGTGGCGCGGGCATCGTCGTCAGCTCGGCCCTCGGCGCGACCGACAAGGCGGCGCTGGAGGAGAAGGCGTCCAAGGTGAGCGGTCTGACCCACAGCCCCATCCACGACGTGGCGTACACCCCCTGGCCGTGGGTCGCCGCGGCCGGCGGCGTGCTGCTGCTGCTCGCGGGCGTGCTCGCCCTGGGCTACGGCCGCCACTGGCCGGCCATGTCCGGCCGGTACGAGCGCGCGGGCACCGCGGGCACCGCGGGCCGGGCCCGCACCCGGCGCGGCGGCCCCGCCCCCGACCCGGACCGCCCCGAGGAGCTGTGGAAGGCCCTGGACCGGGGCGAGGACCCGACCCAGGCCCCGGCGCGGCAGGACGCCGAGCGGGGCGCCTAG
- the trpA gene encoding tryptophan synthase subunit alpha — protein sequence MAGNLELLGSVLAAAKDEGRAALVGYLPAGFPSVDGGVDAMTAMIEGGCDIIEVGLPHSDPVLDGPVIQTADDIALRGGVKIRDVICTVGEVHARTGAPILCMTYWNPVDRYGVERFAADLAEAGGAGCILPDLPVQESEIWRKAAGQHGLATVFVVAPSSRDERLAKITAAGSGFVYAASLMGVTGTRESVGQEARELVERTRRTTTLPVCVGLGVSNATQATEVAAFADGVIVGSAFVKRLLDAEGDTEAGLAGLRELAGELAEGVRAAR from the coding sequence ATGGCCGGGAATCTGGAACTGCTGGGATCCGTCCTGGCGGCCGCCAAGGACGAGGGGCGCGCCGCGCTCGTCGGCTATCTGCCCGCCGGTTTCCCCTCCGTCGACGGCGGGGTGGACGCGATGACCGCCATGATCGAGGGCGGCTGCGACATCATCGAGGTCGGGCTGCCGCACAGCGACCCGGTCCTCGACGGGCCCGTGATCCAGACCGCCGACGACATCGCGCTGCGCGGCGGGGTCAAGATCCGCGATGTGATCTGCACGGTGGGGGAGGTGCACGCCCGGACGGGCGCCCCGATCCTGTGCATGACGTACTGGAACCCGGTGGACCGGTACGGCGTCGAGCGGTTCGCCGCCGATCTCGCCGAAGCGGGCGGCGCGGGCTGCATCCTGCCCGATCTGCCGGTCCAGGAGTCGGAGATCTGGCGGAAGGCCGCCGGGCAGCACGGTCTGGCGACCGTGTTCGTGGTCGCGCCCAGCAGCCGTGATGAGCGGCTGGCGAAGATCACGGCGGCGGGCAGCGGTTTCGTCTACGCGGCGTCCCTGATGGGCGTCACCGGAACGAGGGAATCGGTGGGCCAGGAGGCGCGCGAGCTGGTGGAGCGCACCCGCCGCACCACCACGCTCCCGGTGTGCGTGGGGCTCGGCGTCTCCAACGCCACTCAGGCCACCGAGGTAGCGGCGTTCGCCGACGGGGTCATCGTGGGCTCGGCCTTCGTCAAGCGGCTGCTGGACGCCGAGGGTGACACCGAGGCCGGTCTGGCGGGGCTGCGCGAGCTCGCGGGTGAGCTGGCGGAAGGCGTGCGCGCCGCCCGCTAG
- the trpC gene encoding indole-3-glycerol phosphate synthase TrpC — protein MSVLDEIIDGVRADLTERQARVTLDELKERAAKARPAKDGVAALKGDSVKVICEVKRSSPSKGALAAIADPAGLAADYEAGGASVISVLTEQRRFGGSLADLEAVRAKVDIPVLRKDFIVTSYQLWEARAYGADVILLIVSALEQEALVSLIERAVSIGLTPLVEVHDEDEVGRAVDAGARVIGVNARDLKTLQVDRSTFARVAPEIPDHIVKIAESGVRGPHDLIAYANDGADAVLVGESLVTGRDPKAAVADLVAAGAHPALRHGRD, from the coding sequence ATGAGTGTGCTCGACGAGATCATCGACGGAGTCCGTGCCGACCTCACGGAGCGGCAGGCGCGCGTCACCCTCGACGAGCTCAAGGAGCGGGCGGCCAAGGCCCGGCCGGCGAAGGACGGTGTCGCGGCGCTCAAGGGCGACAGCGTCAAGGTGATCTGCGAGGTCAAGCGGTCCAGCCCGTCCAAGGGCGCGCTCGCCGCGATCGCCGACCCCGCGGGGCTCGCCGCCGATTACGAGGCGGGCGGCGCATCCGTCATCAGTGTGCTGACCGAGCAGCGGCGCTTCGGCGGCTCGCTGGCCGACCTGGAAGCCGTAAGGGCCAAGGTCGACATTCCGGTGCTCCGTAAGGACTTCATCGTCACCTCCTACCAGCTGTGGGAGGCGCGGGCGTACGGCGCCGACGTCATCCTGCTGATCGTCTCCGCGCTGGAGCAGGAGGCGCTGGTCTCGCTCATCGAGCGGGCCGTGTCGATCGGGCTGACGCCGCTGGTCGAGGTGCACGACGAGGACGAGGTCGGCCGGGCGGTCGACGCCGGGGCCCGGGTGATCGGCGTCAACGCGCGCGACCTCAAGACCCTCCAGGTGGACCGCTCGACCTTCGCACGCGTCGCACCGGAGATCCCGGACCACATCGTCAAGATCGCGGAGTCGGGGGTGCGCGGTCCGCACGACCTGATCGCCTACGCGAACGACGGCGCGGACGCGGTGCTGGTCGGCGAGTCCCTGGTGACCGGGCGCGACCCCAAGGCCGCGGTGGCCGATCTGGTGGCGGCGGGCGCCCACCCGGCGCTGCGCCACGGCCGGGACTGA